Proteins from a genomic interval of Ciona intestinalis chromosome 9, KH, whole genome shotgun sequence:
- the LOC100187031 gene encoding uncharacterized protein LOC100187031, giving the protein MTICSFQFQKQYLKSLENVFKILEILLCGGCWCVIYLGNVMAESNTMPSINDEVMVFTLCSLPAWILTCLTYVLFLFTAPRKQTMIFDLFLNLVFCAGLAFAVGFAGTKKAFLWHCINEDGEQVDIHYCSSPDFLEIRNGGENMAVLVLGTLSAAVYFTHMIFMAATFCTTNALTMHGDNRGIFQSVT; this is encoded by the exons ATGACCATTTGCTCTTTTCAATTTCAAAAGCAATATTTGAAGTCGTTGGAAAACGTCTTCAAGATTTTGGAAATACTTTTGTGCGGCGGGTGTTGGTGTGTGATTTATCTCGGAAACG TAATGGCGGAGAGTAACACAATGCCAAGTATTAACGACGAAGTGATGGTATTCACCTTATGCTCGCTGCCTGCCTGGATCCTCACCTGTCTGACTTATGTGCTGTTCCTGTTCACTGCACCAAGAAAACAAACGATGATATTCGATTTGTTCCTGAACCTCGTGTTCTGCGCGGGTCTAGCTTTTGCGGTCGGTTTTGCCGGGACTAAAAAGGCTTTCTTGTGGCACTGCATAAACGAAGACGGCGAGCAAGTGGACATACACTACTGTAGCTCACCTGATTTCCTAGAGATCCGTAACGGAGGCGAAAACATGGCAGTTCTTGTACTGGGAACACTCTCCGCTGCTGTATATTTCACTCACATGATCTTTATGGCGGCGACGTTTTGCACGACCAACGCTCTGACAATGCACGGAGACAACAGGGGCATTTTTCAATCAGTAACGTGA
- the LOC100182222 gene encoding uncharacterized protein LOC100182222 isoform X1, translating to MMLNSNMDQAQFLTQRNKFLQIVEELRHYRVMNETLEGKIAVLHGEKIGLGDAADKYQSMLKKSEERCSELEQQLKQLGGFNRDSNLLEENSKLKVALSAAESSIKELKSKIVGFSAIRTDLEKKLEKSEKKLVVSMKSCDSFLNRTTQFQSTAQKLAQQLQQTSAVQSTLERNIEASGNIIRNLILVKEHQKCIIEDLKKEKKNLVFEVAELNSRLALKEESNGNQSKKYEQINIQLESAVGKTKMLQLENQALEKQLEISKTSLSESTIAMSKTNQLLERNEQLGNKTISELQQKLETCISELDDLRVKSNHTKTKNVAVQVNLNEKKISENSDLNTDKASEKSLALQDDGNDLPNSIPQLEPDTKMTAGFDLPEKLPDNER from the exons ATGATGCTAAATAGTAACATGGATCAAGCCCAGTTCCTCACTCAACGGAATAAATTTCTTCAG ATCGTTGAAGAGTTACGACACTATAGAGTGATGAATGAAACATTGGAAGGAAAGATTGCTGTTTTGCATGGTGAGAAGATTGGACTTGGTGATGCTGCTGACAAATATCAGTCCATGTTAAAA AAAAGTGAAGAGAGATGTTCTGAATTAGAGCAGCAGTTGAAACAACTTGGTGGATTTAACCGTGACTCCAACTTGTTGGAAGAAAACAGTAAACTTAAAGTTGCTCTTTCTGCTGCTGAATCCTCAATTAAAGAGCTGAAGTCAAAAATTGTTGGTTTCAGTGCTATACG tacGGATCTGGAAAAAAAGCTTGAGAAAAGTGAGAAAAAGTTGGTAGTGAGCATGAAGTCTTGCGATTCATTTCTGAATAGAACTACTCAGTTTCAATCCACAGCGCAGAAGTTAGCGCAACAGCTCCAACAG ACCAGTGCAGTACAGTCAACTTTAGAAAGAAACATTGAAGCGTCCGGTAACATCATTCGAAACTTAATTTTGGTTAAAGAACATCAGAAGTGCATTATTGAAGAtcttaaaaaagaaaagaaaaatctAGTATTTGAG GTGGCAGAGTTAAACAGCAGACTTGCTCTTAAAGAAGAAAGCAATGGAAATCAAAGCAAGAAATATGAACAAATTAATATACAG TTAGAATCCGCTGTTGGAAAAACGAAAATGTTGCAATTGGAAAATCAAGCCTTAGAAAAACAGCTTGAAATCtcaaaaacaagtttatcTGAATCAACCATTGCCATGTCCAAAACAAACCAACTGCTAGAGAGAAATGAACAACTTGGCAATAAAACTATTTCTG AGCTGCAACAAAAACTAGAAACCTGTATTTCCGAATTGGACGATTTGCGGGTAAAATCAAATCATACAAAAACGAAAAACGTGGCCGTTCAAgtaaatttaaacgaaaagaaaaTTTCTGAGAATAGCGACCTCAATACAGATAAG GCCTCAGAGAAAAGTCTCGCGCTGCAGGATGATGGAAACGACTTGCCGAACAGCATACCGCAATTGGAACCCGATACGAAAATGACTGCTGGCTTCGACTTACCTGAAAAGCTGCCTGATAACGAAAGATAA
- the LOC100182222 gene encoding uncharacterized protein LOC100182222 isoform X2: protein MMLNSNMDQAQFLTQRNKFLQIVEELRHYRVMNETLEGKIAVLHGEKIGLGDAADKYQSMLKKSEERCSELEQQLKQLGGFNRDSNLLEENSKLKVALSAAESSIKELKSKIVGFSAIRTDLEKKLEKSEKKLVVSMKSCDSFLNRTTQFQSTAQKLAQQLQQTSAVQSTLERNIEASGNIIRNLILVKEHQKCIIEDLKKEKKNLVFEVAELNSRLALKEESNGNQSKKYEQINIQLESAVGKTKMLQLENQALEKQLEISKTSLSESTIAMSKTNQLLERNEQLGNKTISELQQKLETCISELDDLRVKSNHTKTKNVAVQVNLNEKKISENSDLNTDKLTCYY from the exons ATGATGCTAAATAGTAACATGGATCAAGCCCAGTTCCTCACTCAACGGAATAAATTTCTTCAG ATCGTTGAAGAGTTACGACACTATAGAGTGATGAATGAAACATTGGAAGGAAAGATTGCTGTTTTGCATGGTGAGAAGATTGGACTTGGTGATGCTGCTGACAAATATCAGTCCATGTTAAAA AAAAGTGAAGAGAGATGTTCTGAATTAGAGCAGCAGTTGAAACAACTTGGTGGATTTAACCGTGACTCCAACTTGTTGGAAGAAAACAGTAAACTTAAAGTTGCTCTTTCTGCTGCTGAATCCTCAATTAAAGAGCTGAAGTCAAAAATTGTTGGTTTCAGTGCTATACG tacGGATCTGGAAAAAAAGCTTGAGAAAAGTGAGAAAAAGTTGGTAGTGAGCATGAAGTCTTGCGATTCATTTCTGAATAGAACTACTCAGTTTCAATCCACAGCGCAGAAGTTAGCGCAACAGCTCCAACAG ACCAGTGCAGTACAGTCAACTTTAGAAAGAAACATTGAAGCGTCCGGTAACATCATTCGAAACTTAATTTTGGTTAAAGAACATCAGAAGTGCATTATTGAAGAtcttaaaaaagaaaagaaaaatctAGTATTTGAG GTGGCAGAGTTAAACAGCAGACTTGCTCTTAAAGAAGAAAGCAATGGAAATCAAAGCAAGAAATATGAACAAATTAATATACAG TTAGAATCCGCTGTTGGAAAAACGAAAATGTTGCAATTGGAAAATCAAGCCTTAGAAAAACAGCTTGAAATCtcaaaaacaagtttatcTGAATCAACCATTGCCATGTCCAAAACAAACCAACTGCTAGAGAGAAATGAACAACTTGGCAATAAAACTATTTCTG AGCTGCAACAAAAACTAGAAACCTGTATTTCCGAATTGGACGATTTGCGGGTAAAATCAAATCATACAAAAACGAAAAACGTGGCCGTTCAAgtaaatttaaacgaaaagaaaaTTTCTGAGAATAGCGACCTCAATACAGATAAG CTAACATGCTACTACTGA